Part of the Brevibacillus brevis genome is shown below.
AGGACGAGCAGCGACGCCACCGTGAGGACGAGCGAGGGGACGATCACATTCGCTTCCCCGAGCCGGTCAGACAGCTTGCCGGCAAACGGCCTCGCCAACGTCAGAGCCAGGGCGTAGACGAGGAAAAAGGTGCCCGAGTTGATCTGGATGGATGCTGCGAACAGCGGCACAAAGGTCGTGATCCCGCCGTAGGCCACCGCCAGAAAGAACAGCGACACGGTCACCGGCCAAAGCGCCTTCTCGAAGATGCCCATTTTCTTCGCCCCGGCTTTTGGCGTGAACGGCGTTTTTGTCGCGAAGACGAGGATCAGAGCTGCTACGGACAGAGCCGTCGCCAGCAAAAACAAACCGTGGAACGAGCTGTTTTGCAGCACCCATACCCCCAGCATCGGGCCGATCGCCATCGCGAGCGTCATCGCCATGCCGAACCAGCCCATCCCTTCTCCTCTGCGCGTAGTCGGAATGATGTCGGTGACCGATGTGCTCACCGCTGTCGTGGAAAAGGCCCAGCTGGCCCCATGCAGTACGCGAAGCGCCAGCATAACCGCGATGCTCCCTACCCAGTCGTACAGGTACATCGACACCGCAAAGAAAACCATTCCCCAAAGCATAAACGGCCGTCTGCCGTACCGATCGAGAAGTCCCCCGACAAACGGGCGAAAGACGACAGCCGTCAACGTAAATACCCCGGCCGCCAATCCCACGTGGGCATCGCTGCCGCCCAACTCCTTGATAAACAGCGGAAACGTGGGCAAAAGCAAATAAAATCCGGTAAACAAGATCAGCATACCGGCCATCATTTGAATAAATGTCTTGGTCCACAGACGCTCCAAGCGTCTCCCCTCCTTGCATGCCCTTCTTTTTTGGACGCGTCCGTTGCCGCTTTACTCCTCCAGCATGCGGACCCGCTGAATCTCTTCCTTGACCCACTGCATATCCGCCTCGCCCAGCCGCTTGCGATGGTCGAACACCCGCAGCAGTTGGACGCGCTGCTTTTCCGGCTCCGGCTTCACCGTGAGGAGATACCTCTCGAAGCTCGTTACGTGCTGATAGCTCTTCTCGAGCATTTGCAGGTACTGTTCCAGACAGGCCAGGCGCACGTCCTTGTCGACGTACGAAAAGTACACCATTTTGAAACGGAACAACAGCTCTGTTTCAGCAACCGCTTCCGTCCCCAGCGGCTTTTCCATGAGCTCATGAAATCGCCTACGTCCCGCCTCGGTAATCCCGTAAATTTTTCGTGTCCGTCCTCCTGCCGTTTCTTCTTCAATCCGCAGGTGGATCCACCCGGCCTCCGTCATGCGGGATAGGAGCGGATACAAAGTGCCCGAGCTGATTTTCCGGACGAGCCCGACCGAGTTCGCCAGGATGTCTTGCAGCTGGTAGCCGTGCTTGTCTCCCGTCATCAGCTCCCCCAATACAAACAATTCGTACAATCCAGCGCCTCCCTTCCGCAGCTTATGTGTCGATACGATAGTTATAATATATGTCGCCACGACATATTTTTCCACCGAAATTTTCCTTTTTCGTCCGATTTCCGCTCTTTTTCACAAAAAAACACCGATTGCCACCCCGGAAGCTCACACAGACTCATTCTTCCGAAGGATATGGCAATCGGTCCAAAAAAGACGCCAGCAAGAAGACGCTCTCTCGTTCAGCGCATGACTGCTAGGAGCTCCAGCCGCCCCTTACCTGAAGCGACGGCAGCATCCCGGCGGACAGAACCTGCAATGATCCGGACACCGTCTTCCAAAAGATCGGAAACGCCTCCATTGGCTAGACTCCGGAGGACGTTGACCGTATCCCGGACGTTGACCGTATCCCGGCCATTGCATTGAGGAATTGGAGGATGGGAAGGACACGGATTGATTGTACGTCGAAGACTGGGATGACGACCAATACGAACTTGGATAATACATGCTGTCGCCCTCTTTCCTGGTAATTTTGGATGACTATATGTGTATATGCAGGGGAGCATGTGTCCGCATAGACGAGTAACATTCCCAATAGGAAAATCAGGTAGCCACCTATGCCCGATCCTGACGTACCCCGTCGCCCCTTTCGCTCCGCACCTCGCTCATCCGTGGACGCCGCCTCCCAGATTCAGCAAGACGCATCCCCCGATGATGAGGCCGATCGCGATGACCTTCTTCACGGTAAATACGTCGTGGAAGACGAGAACGCCGATCACGGCCACGATGGCCGTCCCCAATCCCGACCAAATGGCATAAGCCGTTCCGACCTCCATCTCCTTCAGCGCGAGACTCAGCGAAGAAAAGCACAAAATGTATAGTACAAACATCGAGATCGTGGGAATCGGCTTGCTCAGCCCTTCAGACAGTTTCATCGATGTGGTGCCGGCCACCTCAAACACGATGGCCAGCAGCAAGTAAATCCAGCTCATTACGAATCCTCCACTCCCTGTTTTCTGCCATTCTCTACGCGATGGCCTTTTTCGATTAGATCCAAACTCTTCCTATCCAACTATACACGGTTTCGTTATGATGATGAAAAAAAAGGGAGGAAATTCCGATGACACTTTTCGAACCGGCGCCAAAACCTGTTCGCTTCCTGGAAGGGGAGCGCGTCTATTTGCGGCCCATCGGATTGGATGATACGGACTGGTATTTCCGTTCGTTGTACAATCGCGAAGGCCGCCGCCTCACGGGCACGCAAAAGCACTATTCTCGCGAGCAAATCCAGCAGTACATCGAGGGAAAATCGCAGGATTCCTCCAGCGTGCTGCTGCTCATCGCCAGACGGGACGACGACCGGGTGATCGGGGACATCCAGATCGGCACGATCGATACGTTCAACCGCAACGCCTTTCTCCGCATCGCCATCGACCAGCAGGAAAACCAGGGAAAAGGCTACGGCAGCGAAGCTATCCGTCTCATGCTGGACTACGGCTTCGGCATTCTCAATCTCCACCGGATCGAACTCAACGTCTTCGCGTACAACGAGCGGGCCATCCACACGTATGAAAAGCTCGGCTTTCAGCGCGAAGGCGTGCAGCGCCAAGCCCTCTACTACAACCACGCCTACCACGACTCGATCCTCATGTCGATGCTGGCGGAAGAATATCGGGCGAAATACCTCGGTTCCCGGCAAGAGGCGGGGACAAAGACCACTGTGACGTAGCATCGGGACCTATATCCGTCCCATCGAGCGCATGTAGGTCGGAATGAAATCAATTCCTATCCGTACAAAAAAGGAGCTGATCCGATCCAGCTCCTTTTTTACAGCATTCCGCGTCCTTCTTCCTTTGCCTCCAGACGCGCCAAGCGCTTCTGGTACGCGAGCCCCTCCGCCTTGGAACGCTGGCGCAAAAGGCTCCCCCGCCGCTTCCACTGCTCATAGGCGAGACGGGTGTAGTGCAGCGCCTTTTCCCAGTCCTTGAACTGATGCTCGCACAGCTTTGCCGCCTCGATGTAGACTTCCTCCGGGACATGCCCGGACGCCCCCATGCAAGACTCCCACACCTGCAGAGCTCTTGCCCATTCCTTCCGCTTTTTGTACAAGTGCCCGACCGCCAGCTTCGCCCGCACGCTCCACGGGTGGTCGCTGCGCGCAACCGACATGTATGCCTGCATCGCCATCTGGCCATCTCCGAGCGCGTCATACCAACGGGCGATTTCAAATCGTTCCTCGTGAGATACCTCTTCCCGCTCGTACTCCAGCAGCATCCGGGAAATGTGGATGTACAAGGTGATCAGCGACAGCACGTCGATTTCGTTGTGCCGCAACACCCCTTCGATCACGTCCGGATCCTGGGAGTGAAGGAAGTCGAAATAGCGGATCGGGGCCAAATACCCCGGCAAATCGTCCTCCCGCCTGACATCCAGCTTTTCCTGCTCGATGATCGCCAGACGGCACGATTCCAGCTCGGCCTTCCACAATCTCCTCGCCCCGTGCAGCAAATCCAGATGGCCAAAGGCCGGGAGCGCTTGCACCTGATCGCGGATCAGCGTATGCCGGGTGCGCACCTGCGGCCAGTCGAACGACTTGCCGTTGAAGGTAACCAGATGGGACGACTGCTTGGCCTGTTCCAAAAAGGAATGATACAGCGTCACTTCCGCATGGGGAGCCGGCAAAAAATGCTGCCGGACGACCACTTCTTCCCCTTCGACGCGGCTGTACCCAAGCAGAAAGACGGTATTGCCCGCCCCGCCGGACAGTCCGGTCGTCTCCGTATCGAAAAACAGCAGGTCTTCCGCCCGCCTCCCCGCCGCAGACAGCGGATGCTCCCTGCCAAACGCCTCCCACGCCGCGATCGTCTCGTGCAGCTGGGAAAAGGTGTAGGCTCCGTGCCGTTGTCCGAGGGGAAATCGGACTTCACGGATCATGACGTGCTCATCCTCCCAGACGAACGGCCTCGCCTGCATGCTTTGCCACTTGTCGCTGAAAGGAATGTCGGGATCGACGCGTTGACTGCCGGGTTTCTCCGCCTGATCAGCGGTCGTGGGGAGCTCAAGCGCAGGGTTCTTGTCCTTGTCCGGCTCCAGGGCGAGGTGCCCCTTCATCCGCTGCAGCTTGGACTTAAGAGACATACGCGCTTCCTCCTTGGGCCACGCGCAGGAGTGTCATCGCCAGCTCCTTGCTGCCGTCATCGGTCGCTCCCACGCAAGACGGGCAGCCGGACTCGCACGGGCACGAGACGATCAGGCGCTCGGCCTGCGCGAGAATGGTCTCCATCTCTTTGTACACTTGCTCGGAAAGCCCGATCCCTCCCGGGTAACGATCGTACAAAAAGATCGTCGGCTGCTGGGAATGCACAGCCTTGCGCTGCGGGATGACGTGCAAGTCCATCGGATCGCACATGACGAACAGGGGTGCTACGTGCTGAAGCACATGCGCCAGACCGACCAGCCCCCGCTCCACATCCTCCGTGCCGATTTCCTCCAGCAAGCTATCCGCGAATCCGATCCAGGCGGCATTGGTGTGCAGCTCTTCCTCCGGCAAGTGAATCGGGCCGGACCCGATGTTTTCATGCGTCTCGAACTTGATTTTCTTGAAGATCGTCGCCATCGCGTGCACGGACACTTCCCCGTAGGCAAAAGCGCACAGCCCTTCGCTCCGGTACTGATCCTGCTCCAGCACCTTCAACTGGACTGCCAGATTGGCATCCGTGTAGTAGTCGACCGCAACTTCCCGGACATACGCCTTCTTTTCCTCGTAGTCGAGCTTCTCTACCTGGTACTGCGTCCCTTGGTGCAGGTAGATCGCTTCCTCATGCAGCAGCGTCATCGAGCTGAATCGGTCCATTTCCCCGATGACCCGCTCGTTGCCTCGCTCACTGATGTCGATGATGACCACGTTTTCCTGCGAGGCGGACCGCAGGCTGATGTTGTGCGCCGGGAACGAGTCGTTCATCCAGAACCATTTTCCTTTGGAATGGTGCAGGACCTGCTCCTCCGTCAAAAACTCCAGAATCTCCACGATTTCCGCCCGTCCGAACAGATCTCCCTCCCGAAACGGCAGCTCGTAGGCGGCACACTTCAGATGATCGACGAGGATGATCAGATTGTCCGGGTTGATCCGCGCCGTCTCCGGGCTGCGGTCAAAAAAGTACTCCGGGTGGGAAATGACGTACTGATCCAGCGGCGTGGAGCTGCCGACCATAACGACGACCGACTCCCCCTGCCGCCTACCCGCCCGGCCCGCCTGCTGCCAGGTGCTGGCGACAGAGCCTGGGTAGCCGGTGATGACACAAGCCTGCAGCTGCCCGATGTCCACGCCCAGCTCCAGCGCATTTGTGCTGACGACCCCCATAATGTCGCCGTTGCGAAGTCCCCGCTCGATCTCTCTTCGCTGGCTGGGCAGATAGCCGCCGCGATACCCCTGGATCGTCTTGGGGCCGAGCTTCTTCTTAATGAGCTCTTGCAGGTATGTGAGCAAGATTTCCACGCGGACCCGGCTGCGGGCGAACAGGATCGTCTGGATGCCGTTCACGAGAAACTGCTCCGTGATGTCGCGCGCTTCCAGCGTGGCGCTGCGCCGGATATTCAGCTGGCGGTTGACCACGGGCGGATTGTAGAACAGGAAGTGCTTGATGCCGGCAGGAGCGCCGTTGTTGTCCACCAGCTCCATCGGCTCTTCCGTCAGCTGCTCCGCCAGCTCTCTTGGATTGGCGATGGTAGCCGACGTGCAAATGAACTGGGGATGGCTGCCGTAAAAGGCGCAGATGCGCTTGAGGCGGCGGATGACGTTGGCCACGTGGCTGCCGAACACGCCGCGGTATGTATGCAGCTCGTCAATGACGACGTACTTCAGATGCTCGAAAAAGGAGACCCACTTGGTGTGGTGAGGCAAAATCGCGGAGTGCAGCATGTCCGGGTTGGTAATGACGATGTTCCCCGCCTTGCGCACCATCTGCCTGATGTTGGCCGGCGTGTCTCCGTCGTACGTCTCGGATTTGATGGAAAGGCCCATTTCCGTAATGAGCTCGTGCAGCTCGCTCTTTTGATCCTGTGCCAGCGCTTTGGTCGGGAACAGGTAGAGAGCGCGGGCCTGCGGGTCTTCCGACAGGGTCTGGATGATCGGCAGGTGGTAGCACATGCTTTTCCCCGAAGCCGTCGGGGTCACCGCGACGATGTTCTTCCCGCCCCGCACATGGCGAAACGAGGTCTCCTGGTGGGTATATAGGGAAGGAATGCCCCGCTTCTCGAGGGCTTCCCGGATGCGTTTATCCAATTCATTCGGAAAAGGAACCGTTTTGGCCTCGCGGGCAGGAATCGTTCGCCAGTGCGCGATATTGGCGGAAAACCGCTCGTCCTGACGAAAGCGATCCAGCAGCTCGGCCATGCTTTTTTTCATATTCATCGGCGTCACCTTCTTGCTATCATTTTACGAATGGATGTTCGCGATGTAAACGAATTGTTTTTTTCCAGCCCGCCGGTCACAGATATTTATTCTGGTTAAACCAGGATCCATTTTGTATAATAGAACACTGTATCTAACGGCCCCGACTTTTCTGAAAGGGGAAAGTCATCATTCTACGAAAAAGAGAGGTAACCCTTTGAACATTCAACAATTGAAAACGGATTGGTTCTCCCATGCACGCGGTGACGTATTGGCCGGAATGACTGTGGCCCTGGCTCTGATTCCCGAAGCGATCGCCTTCTCGATTATTGCCGGTGTCGATCCCATGGTCGGACTGTACGCTTCCTTCTGCATTGCTGTGACGATTGCCTTCGCTGGCGGAAGACCCGGAATGATTTCGGCAGCGACAGGAGCCATGGCTTTGCTGATGGTCAACCTCGTGAAGGAACACGGCCTGGAGTACCTGCTGGCAGCGACTTTGCTTACAGGTGTCATCCAGTTTCTTCTCGGCGTTTGCAAGATTGGCCGGTTCATGACCTTCGTTCCCCATTCGGTCGTGATCGGCTTTGTCAACGCCTTGGCGATTCTCATCTTCATGGCGCAGCTGCCGCACTTTGCAGGAGCATCCTGGGTGATGTACGCGATGGTGCTCGGTACGCTCGCGATCATTTACATTCTTCCGCGCTTTACGAAAGCGGTCCCGGCCGCACTGGTCGCCATCGTCGCGATGACCGCCATCGCCATTTTCGGCGGCCTTGATTTGCGCACGGTAGGCGACATGGGGCAGATCACGCGCAGCCTGCCGATGTTTCATGTGCCAGCGGTTCCTTTTACCTGGGAAACGCTGATGATTATTCTCCCGTACTCGTTCCCTCTGGCCCTGGTGGGAATTCTCGAATCGCTGATGACAGCGTCGATCATCGATGAAATGACGGATACGCGCTCCGACAAGAATCGCGAGGTCAAAGGCCAAGGCATCGCCAACCTCGTCAACGGCTTCTTCGGAGGAATGGCTGGTTGCGCCATGATCGGCCAATCCGTCATCAACGTCAAATCCGGCGGCCGCGGCCGCTTGTCTACCCTCGTAGCCGGCGTCTTCCTTCTGTTCTTAATCATGGTGCTCGGGGACGTCGTCCAGCGGATTCCGATGGCCGCATTGGTGGGCGTGATGATCATGGTTTCCATCGGCACCTTCAATTGGCAGTCGATCAAGGACCTGCGCAAGGTTCCCCTGAGCGACTCCCTCGTCATGATCGTGACGGTAGCGATTGTAGTCGCTACCCATGACTTGGCGAAAGGGGTCATCGCGGGCGTCATCCTGAGCGCCGTGATCTTCGGATGGAAAATGGCCCGCTTGAAGTCAACCGAATCGCTCACGTTGTCGGGAGCCAAGGTGTACGCCATCTCCGGTCCGCTGTTCTTCGGAACCATGACGTACTTTATCGAGCAATTCCACTTCACGGAGGATCCGGAACAGATCGTCATCGACCTGAGCCGTTCCCACGTCTGGGATCATTCGGCAGTGGCTGCGATTTCCAAGGTCGTGTCCAAGTATCGGCAGCTCGGGAAGCACGTCTCCATCGAAGGGCTGAACAAAGAAAGCCAGTCGCTGGTCGACCGCATCGGCCTTTCGGTTCCTTCCGGTCATTAAAAAGCTTGGGAAGCCAAGGAATTTGCGGGCGAAAGACAGGAAAAAGCATTCTGCACACGTTTCTGTGTCGGAATGCTTTTTTCACATTTCTTCACGTTTTCCTAGGCACCATGATATTAGTCATTTGTTATAATGGAAGAGGGTGATAGAAGCTATGAACGACTTACTTCAACACGCTTTTCGTATCCGTGCTGCCATGAACAAAATGCAACGAGATATATCCATAGAGATGCAAAAACAATTCGGGATGGATCTGACGAGGCCGCAATGCTATCTGCTGTCGCTGATCTCCAATGAAGAGCCGTGCAAGATCACGCATCTTGCCAAAAAGCTCGGAGTGCGCCCCAGCACCATTTCCACGATGATCAATCGTCTCGTCGATGACGGCTTCGTATCGCGGGAGTACGGCCACAACGACCGGCGCAACGTCCTGGTGTCCATCACGCTGCTCGGCAAAGAAGTGCTGAAGAAAGATGTCGAAAATTACGGCAAAGTGCTTCAGCAATTCATCGGTTCTTTGGAGTCCACCGAATTGGAAACGTTTACGCGAACCTTCGAAAAGATCGCTGCCATCCACGAAGCGAGATGACACACTCGGCCTCGCGGCAATGGAAAAGCCAGCCGGTACCGGAGCTGTCGCGGCGATCCGGCCGGTTGGCTTTGCGCTGGCTCTCCCCCTACGACTCGAACGCTTCCTCCAAAATGGACCGGTAATCCTCGGCGGTGATTGTGCGGACGTTGCTCGGTGTCGAGCCGTTTTTCATCGCCAGCTCCACGATCCGGGGAAAGTCTTCCCTGCGTACCCCAGGCAAATCTTTGAGCTTGGGAATATGCAGGCTCTCGGTGAGGGCACGGATGCCTTCGATCAGCTTGCTGATGGCCTGATCGTCCGAATCCGCATCGGCGGCAAAACCCATGTATCTGCCCAACCGGGCGTGCATCGGCTTGTTCTCCGCAGCGTTGAACTTCAATACATAGGGCAGAAATACCGAGTTGGCTACGCCATGCGGAGTATCGTACAGGCCCCCCAGCGCTTCGGCCAGACAATGCACGGCCGCGACATCGGCAGACCCGAAGCACAGCCCCGCCAGCAGGCTCCCTTCGAGCATCGCGTGACGTGCTTCTTCATCCTGCCCGTTGGCGTAAGCGGCAGGCAAAGCGTCGACGATCGTGCGCATCGCTTGCGCCCCGAGAGCTTGGGAGATCGGATTGGTCACCTTGCAGGTGTAGCCCTCGATGGCGTGCACCAAGGCATCCACCCCCGTGGCAGCCGTGACAGCGGGCGGCACGCTGTACGTCAGCGCCGGATCAAGCAGCGCCAGCGTCGGGCGCAAGGTCTCGTGCTTCAGCGTCATTTTGCGATGCGTCGACGACTCCGTAATTACGGCCGATCTCGTCACCTCCGAACCGGTCCCGGCTGTAGTCGGAATGCAGATGATCGGAGCAATATTTTCGTATGGCAGCCGGCCGTCCGCATAATCGGTGGGCGTCCCGCCATTTGCTCCGCACAGGGCGATCGTTTTCCCCGTATCCATCGCGCTCCCGCCGCCGATTGCCACTACCGCGTCGGCCTTTGCCTCGCGATACAGTGAGGCCCCTTCCAAGCACTCTGTATCGCGCGGGTTTTGACTAAGCGCGTCAAAGAGCGTCACGCGAAAGCCCGCTTCCTCCAGCGCGGCGCGAATAGGGGCCACCAGTCCCGCACGAATGACCCCTGGATCGCTCACCAGCAGGACCGACTTTCCCACGTGCAGAAAACGCAAGAGCTCCGGCAGCTCCTTCGACTTCCCTTTCCCCATCTCGATTCGTGTCTGGCAATGATAACGGTATGCTGGCATGCGTATCCCCCCTGATCTTACTTCCATCATACAGGCGTTGGACAAGCTGCACCAGATTTCTTGCAGAATAGCGGAAATATTTTTACTCCGTTTTGTAACATTCCTTTTTTTTCCACGTCGGAATGGGCAAAGGGGGTTTTTAGAGATGAGAAACAGAATCAAAGCAGGTGCGATCTTCATTTTGACAGCGTCGTTGGTCGGGTGCAGCTCCGGCGGGCAGAGTCACCGGCCTGCCTCGAGCGAGCAAGCCGGAGGACAAAACCAGCTGGCGGCCCGTCCGGAAGCTGAGGCGAGCTATGCTGGTGCACCTTCAGGCAACAAGGCCGACGCCTTCGCTCTGAAAAGGCGTCCGGAGGCTGAGCCGCCCGGCGCAGGCGCCATGACCTTTCAGCATTACGGTACGAATCCGTTTATTTCCACCTCCGAAGACAACCTCTCCACTTTCGCGGCCGACGTCGACACCGGCTCTTACACGGTGACCCGCAGCTACATCCAGGATGGGGAGCTTCCCCCTGCGGATGCCGTCCGCGTGGAGGAATTCATCAATTACTTTCCCGCTGCCTATCCTCCCCCCGCTACCGGCACCTTTGGGATTCACGTAGACGGCGGCCCTTCTCCTTTCGGCCCTGGCTACCAGCTGGTGCGGATCGGGATCAAAGGAAAAGAAATCGTCCCGGAAAACAGGAAGGCCGCCCATCTCGTCTTTGTGATCGATGTCTCCGGCTCCATGGACCAGGAAAATCGACTGGAGCTGGTCAAGAAGAGCTTGCGAGTCCTGGTCGATCAGCTCCAGCCGAGAGACACGGTCGGGATTGTCGTCTACGGATCGGAGGGACGCGTCGTCCTCGATCCTACCTCCGCCGAAAACAGGAGGGCCATCTTGTCGTCCATCGACGCGCTCCGGCCCGAGGGCTCCACCAATGCGGAGGAAGGCTTGCGGCTCGGTTACGAGATGGCGAACCGCTCGTTTGAACGTGGCGCCATCAACCGCGTCATCCTCTGTTCCGACGGCGTAGCAAACGTCGGCGAGACGGACACGGAGGGCATTTTACGCTCCATCGAGGACTACGCCCGAAAGGACATCTACCTCAGCACGTTCGGATTCGGCATGGGCAACTACAACGACGTGCTGATGGAACAGCTCGCGGACAAAGGCCAGGGACAATACTCGTACATCGACACGTTTTCCGAAGCGCGGCGGGTCTTTACGGAAGCATTGACGGGCACCTTGCAAACGATCGCCCGCGATGTGAAAATCCAGGTGGAATTTGATCCGAAAGCGGTGGATCGCTACCGGCTGCTCGGCTATGAAAACCGGGACGTGCGCGACGAGGATTTCCGAAATGACAAGACCGACGCCGGGGAAGTCGGCGCAGGCCACACGGTGACGGCTCTCTACGAGGTGAAGGTGAAGAACGAGGCAGCCTTGAAGCTGGGAGACGTGCGCATCCGCTACCATAACGCCTCCAACAATCAGGTAGAGGAAACGAGCCGGCCCGTGACGGTTCACGCAAAGCTGTCCCCTGATTTGCAGTTTCTCGCTTCTGTCGCCGAGTTTGCGGAAATCCTGCGGGAAAGCGCCTGGGCCGAGGACGGTTCCTTGCGGGATGTGCTGAAGCTGGCGGAAGCCTCCGCAGCGAGCGAAGAGCAACTGGAGTTCGTCCGGATGGTAAAGGATAGCCTCGCGATTCGCAGGCAGTAAGGAAACAAAGGCAGAACCTCCCTGTTTGGCCGCGGGGAGGTTCTGCTTTGCGCGCATTACAGGGTGACGACAGCGGTCATTCCCGAGCGCAGCTCACCGTTCTTGTTTTCCAGGACGACTTTGACCGTGAACATGTCTGTCCCCGCAGAGGCTTTGGGACTGATCCTCTCTACCTTGCCTGTCATGTGCTTGCGAGTCGCTTCTACGGTCACGTCCACCTCTTTTCCCTGCGCAAACCGCTCCAGGTCTTTTTCCGCCACGCCGATTACGACGTACACTTTTTCCGTATTGACGACCGTCATCGCGGCCACGCTCGGGGTGATCATCTCACCGGCATGGATATTCCTTGCGCTCACATACCCTTTGATCGGGCTTTTGACCGCCGCGTTTTTCAGCTGGTATTCGGCATTGTCTACGGATGCCTGCGCCCGCTCGACATTGGCGGCCAACTGGGCGAGCTGCTCGGGCGTCGCGCCATTCTTGGCCTTGTCGTACATCGCCTTCATTTGCTCCACGCCCGCAGCCATTGCCCGCAGCGTCGGCTGTGTCGCCCCTTGCTTCGCCATCGCCAGCTCCTCCTGGCTTTTTCGGTATTGAGCCTCCGCCTGCGAATAGGCGGTTTCGGAATCCTCCCACGCCTGCTTGGAGATGGCACCTTGGCTGTACAGCGATTGCGTGCGTTCCTTTTTCGCGGCTGCCATCTCCCAGTTCGTCTTGGCAGACTCCAGCGCCGCTTCGAGCTGGGCCATTTCTTCGGGACGCTTGCCGTTCTTCACGTCTGCGTACTTTTGAGCGGCCTGCTGCCATCCTGCCTGAGCGTAAAGCAAATCCTCCGTGCGTGCTCCTTTTTTCGCTTCCTCCCACTTCGCTTTGGCCAAAGCCAGATCGGCCTTGGCCATCCGCAGGCTCGCCGCCAGCTCTTCCGACTCCATGTCAAACAGCGGGGCTCCTGCTGCAATCGCATCTCCGGTATCGCCGTACACAGCTGCGACTCTGCCCGCAGTCTTGGCATAGATCGTCACTTCCTCGATCCCCTCCAGCTTTCCGGTAAACGTACGGGGTTGAGCCGTGTCCTCCGCCGCATGCTGTTGCCCCGGGCTCGCTGCGGCGGTCAAAGCCACCGGCTGTACCGACCCGCAGCCCGCAAGTATGATGAGCGCGGCCGCTCCCCAAAGCACGCCAAACCATTTCTGCCCTTTCATTTCCGTTCCACCTTTCTT
Proteins encoded:
- a CDS encoding SulP family inorganic anion transporter, which translates into the protein MNIQQLKTDWFSHARGDVLAGMTVALALIPEAIAFSIIAGVDPMVGLYASFCIAVTIAFAGGRPGMISAATGAMALLMVNLVKEHGLEYLLAATLLTGVIQFLLGVCKIGRFMTFVPHSVVIGFVNALAILIFMAQLPHFAGASWVMYAMVLGTLAIIYILPRFTKAVPAALVAIVAMTAIAIFGGLDLRTVGDMGQITRSLPMFHVPAVPFTWETLMIILPYSFPLALVGILESLMTASIIDEMTDTRSDKNREVKGQGIANLVNGFFGGMAGCAMIGQSVINVKSGGRGRLSTLVAGVFLLFLIMVLGDVVQRIPMAALVGVMIMVSIGTFNWQSIKDLRKVPLSDSLVMIVTVAIVVATHDLAKGVIAGVILSAVIFGWKMARLKSTESLTLSGAKVYAISGPLFFGTMTYFIEQFHFTEDPEQIVIDLSRSHVWDHSAVAAISKVVSKYRQLGKHVSIEGLNKESQSLVDRIGLSVPSGH
- a CDS encoding MarR family transcriptional regulator codes for the protein MNDLLQHAFRIRAAMNKMQRDISIEMQKQFGMDLTRPQCYLLSLISNEEPCKITHLAKKLGVRPSTISTMINRLVDDGFVSREYGHNDRRNVLVSITLLGKEVLKKDVENYGKVLQQFIGSLESTELETFTRTFEKIAAIHEAR
- a CDS encoding iron-containing alcohol dehydrogenase, whose amino-acid sequence is MPAYRYHCQTRIEMGKGKSKELPELLRFLHVGKSVLLVSDPGVIRAGLVAPIRAALEEAGFRVTLFDALSQNPRDTECLEGASLYREAKADAVVAIGGGSAMDTGKTIALCGANGGTPTDYADGRLPYENIAPIICIPTTAGTGSEVTRSAVITESSTHRKMTLKHETLRPTLALLDPALTYSVPPAVTAATGVDALVHAIEGYTCKVTNPISQALGAQAMRTIVDALPAAYANGQDEEARHAMLEGSLLAGLCFGSADVAAVHCLAEALGGLYDTPHGVANSVFLPYVLKFNAAENKPMHARLGRYMGFAADADSDDQAISKLIEGIRALTESLHIPKLKDLPGVRREDFPRIVELAMKNGSTPSNVRTITAEDYRSILEEAFES
- a CDS encoding VWA domain-containing protein; its protein translation is MRNRIKAGAIFILTASLVGCSSGGQSHRPASSEQAGGQNQLAARPEAEASYAGAPSGNKADAFALKRRPEAEPPGAGAMTFQHYGTNPFISTSEDNLSTFAADVDTGSYTVTRSYIQDGELPPADAVRVEEFINYFPAAYPPPATGTFGIHVDGGPSPFGPGYQLVRIGIKGKEIVPENRKAAHLVFVIDVSGSMDQENRLELVKKSLRVLVDQLQPRDTVGIVVYGSEGRVVLDPTSAENRRAILSSIDALRPEGSTNAEEGLRLGYEMANRSFERGAINRVILCSDGVANVGETDTEGILRSIEDYARKDIYLSTFGFGMGNYNDVLMEQLADKGQGQYSYIDTFSEARRVFTEALTGTLQTIARDVKIQVEFDPKAVDRYRLLGYENRDVRDEDFRNDKTDAGEVGAGHTVTALYEVKVKNEAALKLGDVRIRYHNASNNQVEETSRPVTVHAKLSPDLQFLASVAEFAEILRESAWAEDGSLRDVLKLAEASAASEEQLEFVRMVKDSLAIRRQ
- a CDS encoding efflux RND transporter periplasmic adaptor subunit, giving the protein MKGQKWFGVLWGAAALIILAGCGSVQPVALTAAASPGQQHAAEDTAQPRTFTGKLEGIEEVTIYAKTAGRVAAVYGDTGDAIAAGAPLFDMESEELAASLRMAKADLALAKAKWEEAKKGARTEDLLYAQAGWQQAAQKYADVKNGKRPEEMAQLEAALESAKTNWEMAAAKKERTQSLYSQGAISKQAWEDSETAYSQAEAQYRKSQEELAMAKQGATQPTLRAMAAGVEQMKAMYDKAKNGATPEQLAQLAANVERAQASVDNAEYQLKNAAVKSPIKGYVSARNIHAGEMITPSVAAMTVVNTEKVYVVIGVAEKDLERFAQGKEVDVTVEATRKHMTGKVERISPKASAGTDMFTVKVVLENKNGELRSGMTAVVTL